From a region of the Neobacillus niacini genome:
- a CDS encoding GerAB/ArcD/ProY family transporter: protein MKQQSAKIGVREYVSIAVLMVGTKATEDTPANLYSQVQNAAWMIPLLSAGFFFIPLYLLIKTMSLYEGKDLFSVIKKILGKYLGFMVCLVIFIINSFAVSFDTRTYTNIIRSFYFTTTPTLIIYAILMFICAYGAKKGLQHIGSVSYLIVFYAVVSLYVALWLGTKHANINSMFPLWGPGAFVLVKEGAQKVTIFADFFLLTMVLPYLKSNKAFKKGTWFSYIYICIQISMSILIFVCMFDESLGGTAYPFHTLIRYISLGHYIPNVEIIFFIIWIMAAFIRFTAFLYINALMFGNLFKIKDFEYLIPSLATIYLMVGFIPEAPINVSLQFKPIIWSTAGPMFAGISILLWLVALIRGEFKHAKNKNIM, encoded by the coding sequence ATGAAACAGCAATCTGCAAAAATTGGCGTTCGTGAATATGTTTCCATCGCAGTTTTAATGGTTGGGACGAAAGCTACTGAGGATACTCCGGCCAATCTGTACAGTCAGGTACAAAATGCAGCATGGATGATTCCGCTTCTATCAGCGGGATTCTTTTTTATCCCTCTTTATTTATTAATAAAAACAATGTCATTGTATGAAGGAAAGGATTTATTTTCCGTCATTAAAAAAATACTCGGAAAATACCTAGGTTTTATGGTTTGCCTTGTGATTTTTATCATCAATTCATTTGCTGTTTCGTTTGATACCAGAACGTATACCAATATCATTCGATCATTTTATTTTACGACAACACCTACTCTCATCATCTACGCCATTTTAATGTTTATTTGTGCATATGGCGCCAAGAAAGGACTTCAACACATTGGGTCGGTGTCTTATCTAATTGTGTTCTATGCAGTAGTATCTTTGTATGTGGCCTTATGGCTAGGTACAAAGCATGCCAATATTAATTCGATGTTTCCCCTTTGGGGCCCTGGAGCATTTGTGCTGGTGAAGGAAGGAGCACAAAAGGTCACAATCTTTGCCGATTTTTTTCTATTGACCATGGTTTTACCATATCTCAAATCAAACAAAGCATTCAAAAAAGGAACTTGGTTTTCCTATATATATATTTGCATTCAAATTAGTATGTCGATTCTTATTTTTGTCTGCATGTTTGACGAATCCTTAGGGGGAACTGCCTACCCTTTCCACACATTGATTCGTTATATTTCACTAGGCCACTACATTCCGAATGTTGAAATCATTTTTTTCATCATCTGGATCATGGCGGCATTTATTCGTTTTACTGCATTTTTATACATAAATGCGCTTATGTTTGGTAATCTTTTTAAAATTAAAGACTTTGAGTACCTAATCCCATCACTGGCGACGATTTATTTAATGGTAGGCTTTATTCCTGAAGCGCCGATTAATGTCAGTCTGCAATTTAAACCTATCATATGGAGTACGGCAGGTCCTATGTTCGCTGGAATTTCAATACTTTTATGGCTAGTTGCGTTAATAAGGGGAGAATTTAAACATGCAAAAAACAAAAACATTATGTAG
- a CDS encoding spore germination protein, producing MKKKIPKLLMKSLNTEPEFNEESNVEDIEIKKQDISPDIEKNLETFKKIFTVPDNADVKLREFTIQQLNRKAFLLYISTMADLQNIMAGIEGPLIDSEHPGSKIKDIVSYPIEKTSTNIGDITEFIAAGVTALFVDGDPDCYLFETTKIRGRSIEKSENEVIVKGAKEAFNEKVIDNIALIRKKIKNENLIVKTQTISKRSRNTVFLVYQKDLVNEELLQNVKERLKSFETDSTIDLSILEQYLEERPRSLFPTIVYTERPDRACAFIEEGHIILLMENSPSCLILPATFWAMFHSPEDHYLRAPYGNFIRILRFLALFVACFTSPIYLAITNFHVGMIPPDLLMAIAGTRERVPFPSIIEVLMMELAFELIREAGLRVPSPIGPTIGIVGALILGQAAVQANIISPIVIIVIALSGLSSFIIIDISMNFAIRIARFLFIFTAGFIGIYGVTALFIGGLFYLVSLKSFGTSYFAPMTPHSFSSKDLLIRHIPVKERFRPGYLKPRDMVKQRKG from the coding sequence GTGAAGAAAAAAATTCCTAAATTGTTGATGAAAAGTCTCAACACTGAACCTGAATTTAACGAAGAATCCAATGTAGAGGACATTGAAATAAAAAAACAAGACATAAGTCCTGATATTGAGAAAAACTTAGAGACATTTAAGAAGATATTTACAGTACCGGATAATGCAGATGTCAAATTACGAGAGTTTACGATTCAACAGCTTAACCGTAAGGCATTTCTCCTTTATATCAGTACAATGGCAGATTTACAAAATATTATGGCAGGCATAGAGGGGCCATTGATTGATAGCGAGCACCCTGGATCAAAAATCAAAGATATCGTTTCCTACCCAATTGAAAAAACATCTACCAATATTGGGGATATAACGGAATTTATTGCGGCAGGGGTCACGGCCCTTTTTGTCGATGGCGATCCTGATTGCTATTTATTTGAAACGACAAAAATTCGAGGCCGGTCGATTGAAAAGTCTGAAAATGAGGTCATTGTAAAAGGGGCAAAAGAGGCCTTTAATGAAAAGGTCATTGACAATATAGCTTTAATCCGGAAAAAAATTAAAAATGAAAACCTTATCGTTAAAACGCAGACGATTTCAAAACGTTCGAGAAATACTGTTTTTCTTGTTTATCAAAAGGACCTTGTAAATGAGGAGCTGCTTCAAAATGTAAAAGAAAGGCTAAAATCATTTGAAACTGATAGTACGATTGATTTAAGCATTTTGGAGCAATATCTAGAGGAACGTCCCAGGTCCTTATTTCCAACAATTGTATATACCGAACGTCCTGATCGTGCCTGTGCATTTATTGAAGAAGGTCATATTATTTTACTGATGGAAAACTCACCAAGCTGTTTAATCCTGCCTGCTACCTTTTGGGCGATGTTTCATTCTCCGGAAGATCATTACCTGCGGGCGCCATACGGTAATTTCATTCGAATATTACGATTCCTGGCTCTATTTGTTGCTTGTTTTACCTCCCCAATCTATCTTGCGATTACGAACTTTCATGTTGGAATGATTCCACCGGATTTATTGATGGCGATTGCAGGAACTAGGGAAAGGGTGCCTTTTCCATCGATTATTGAAGTGTTGATGATGGAACTTGCCTTTGAGCTGATTCGTGAAGCAGGATTACGCGTTCCGTCACCGATTGGTCCAACAATTGGGATTGTGGGTGCATTAATCTTAGGTCAAGCTGCTGTTCAAGCGAATATCATAAGTCCAATCGTTATCATCGTTATTGCATTAAGCGGGTTAAGCTCTTTTATTATTATTGATATAAGTATGAATTTTGCTATTCGAATTGCCCGTTTTTTATTTATCTTCACAGCAGGATTTATCGGAATCTATGGAGTCACCGCTTTATTTATTGGAGGACTCTTTTATTTAGTATCATTGAAGTCCTTCGGCACATCATATTTTGCACCGATGACACCACATTCCTTCTCTTCAAAGGACCTGCTGATACGCCATATCCCAGTGAAGGAAAGGTTCCGACCCGGATATTTAAAACCAAGGGATATGGTTAAACAAAGAAAGGGATAA
- a CDS encoding Ger(x)C family spore germination protein has protein sequence MQKTKTLCRLLLFFLMLCLLSGCWDREELEDKAYVIGLGLDRSKDKDKIKITMLLANPEVGSMQGGGGSTEKPREIISFDANDFIAAKATANSIISRNISYELLRIFVVSEEFARDSSFSTTFTDVLKDKEIRLNSYIAVSKEKASQYFMNNKPRMETRPHKYFQFMVSHGIENGLIPDSNLFRYFQTAERGSDLFLAMYTTAKRQKDPEIKREDEYTAGELNATGELDDTQFIGSAVFKSGVMFATLTGQETRTINILDDTTDIKDILVNIPDPFSDNKKQFAARVMKTKNNKIKMNLKGITPKIFITIPLQIEIMSNPSMVNFAKQKNQHIIKKHIANHFEKGNIKLLKKTQTELKGIPYPLPVYSKKYFATIQEYKKFNWVKAYPRADIHVKVDITMVDYGNRTRNAKRLGE, from the coding sequence ATGCAAAAAACAAAAACATTATGTAGATTATTGTTGTTTTTCCTCATGCTTTGCTTATTATCAGGGTGTTGGGATCGGGAAGAACTAGAGGATAAAGCCTATGTCATCGGACTGGGACTTGATCGCTCTAAAGATAAAGATAAAATTAAAATTACAATGTTACTTGCTAACCCTGAAGTGGGAAGTATGCAAGGGGGTGGTGGTTCAACAGAGAAACCACGGGAAATCATATCATTTGATGCAAATGATTTCATCGCAGCAAAAGCAACTGCAAATTCCATCATTTCTCGGAATATTAGCTACGAACTATTAAGAATATTTGTGGTTTCCGAAGAATTTGCTAGAGATTCAAGTTTTTCTACTACATTTACTGATGTTTTAAAAGATAAAGAAATCCGCCTAAATAGTTATATCGCCGTTTCTAAAGAAAAGGCGTCACAGTATTTTATGAATAATAAACCTAGAATGGAAACAAGGCCGCATAAATATTTTCAATTTATGGTCAGTCACGGAATTGAAAATGGGCTCATTCCTGATTCTAACCTATTCCGATATTTCCAAACGGCGGAAAGAGGAAGCGATCTCTTTTTGGCCATGTATACTACTGCTAAAAGGCAAAAAGATCCTGAAATAAAAAGGGAGGATGAATATACGGCAGGGGAACTAAATGCAACGGGTGAACTGGATGACACACAATTTATTGGATCAGCTGTTTTTAAGAGTGGTGTAATGTTTGCTACACTAACCGGTCAAGAAACCCGTACAATCAATATTCTAGATGATACTACCGATATAAAAGATATATTAGTGAATATTCCAGATCCTTTTTCCGATAATAAGAAGCAATTCGCTGCAAGAGTTATGAAAACGAAAAACAATAAAATCAAAATGAACTTGAAGGGAATCACACCCAAGATTTTCATCACCATTCCTTTACAAATAGAGATTATGTCTAATCCTAGCATGGTCAACTTTGCGAAGCAAAAAAACCAACACATCATCAAAAAACATATCGCTAATCATTTTGAAAAAGGAAATATAAAACTTTTAAAGAAGACACAGACAGAATTGAAAGGAATTCCATATCCTTTGCCTGTATATTCAAAAAAATACTTTGCAACTATACAGGAATATAAAAAATTCAATTGGGTGAAAGCTTACCCGCGTGCTGACATCCATGTAAAAGTGGATATTACAATGGTTGATTATGGAAATCGAACAAGAAATGCTAAAAGGTTGGGGGAGTAA